In Bradyrhizobium erythrophlei, a single genomic region encodes these proteins:
- the poxB gene encoding ubiquinone-dependent pyruvate dehydrogenase has translation MRIDNVADLIAETLAQAGVKRIFGIVGDSLNGLTEALRKREVIEWVHVRHEEVAAFAAAGESQITGGLAVCAGSCGPGNLHLINGLFDAHRSRTPVLALAAQIPSAEIGGGYFQETHPQDLFRECSHYCELVSDPTQLPYMLENAIRAAVGGRGVAVLVLPGDVALRPAPKREISPNAGLLPPAPVVRPADTELNALAALLNGAKRVTLFCGRGCAGAHDQLMKLAETLKSPIVHALGGKDHVEYDNPYDVGMTGFIGFSSGYAAMHACDALLMLGTDFPYKQFFPTGISIAQVDIRPENLGRRCKLDLGVVGDVGETIAALLPKLNAKADRKHLDASLAHYRDARSGLDELARGKPGQKPIHPQYLARLIGEYATDDAVFTADVGTPTIWAARYLKMNGRRRLIGSWVHGSMANAMAHAIGVQAAQPGRQVVSMSGDGGFSMLMGDLITLTQMKLPVKVVIFNNSVLGFVALEMKAAGFIETGVDLKNPDFAAMARAMGIHGVRVEDPGELEGAIKAMLAHDGPAVLDVVTATQELSMPPTITLEQVKGFSLWVLRAVMSGRGDEVVDLAKTNLLPR, from the coding sequence ATGCGGATCGACAATGTTGCGGATCTCATCGCCGAAACACTCGCCCAGGCCGGCGTGAAGCGCATCTTCGGTATTGTCGGCGATAGCCTGAACGGCCTGACCGAAGCATTGCGCAAGCGCGAAGTGATCGAGTGGGTCCATGTCCGGCACGAGGAAGTCGCAGCCTTCGCTGCCGCAGGCGAATCCCAGATCACCGGCGGTCTCGCCGTCTGCGCAGGCTCCTGCGGTCCGGGCAATCTGCACCTGATCAACGGTTTGTTCGACGCGCATCGCAGCCGCACGCCGGTGCTGGCACTGGCGGCGCAAATTCCGTCTGCGGAAATCGGTGGCGGCTATTTTCAGGAGACCCATCCCCAGGACCTGTTTCGCGAGTGCAGCCATTATTGCGAGTTGGTGTCCGATCCCACGCAATTGCCCTACATGCTGGAGAACGCCATCCGCGCCGCCGTCGGTGGCCGCGGCGTTGCCGTGCTGGTATTGCCGGGCGACGTCGCGTTGCGCCCGGCGCCGAAGCGCGAGATCTCGCCCAATGCCGGGCTCCTGCCGCCGGCGCCCGTGGTGCGGCCCGCCGACACTGAACTGAACGCGCTCGCCGCTCTGCTCAACGGCGCCAAACGCGTGACGCTGTTCTGCGGACGCGGCTGCGCCGGCGCACACGACCAACTGATGAAGCTCGCGGAGACACTCAAGAGTCCGATCGTGCACGCGCTCGGTGGCAAGGATCATGTCGAGTATGACAATCCGTACGATGTCGGCATGACCGGCTTCATCGGATTTTCCTCAGGCTATGCCGCGATGCATGCCTGTGACGCGCTGCTGATGCTTGGAACCGATTTTCCTTACAAGCAGTTTTTTCCAACCGGCATCAGCATTGCCCAGGTCGATATCCGTCCCGAGAACCTCGGCCGCCGCTGCAAGCTCGATCTCGGCGTCGTCGGCGATGTCGGCGAAACCATCGCCGCGCTGTTGCCGAAACTCAACGCAAAGGCCGACCGCAAGCACCTTGATGCCAGCCTCGCGCATTACCGGGATGCCCGCTCCGGACTCGACGAACTGGCGCGCGGCAAGCCGGGCCAGAAGCCAATTCATCCGCAATATCTCGCGCGCCTCATTGGCGAATACGCCACTGATGATGCAGTGTTCACCGCCGATGTCGGCACGCCGACCATCTGGGCCGCGCGTTATCTGAAAATGAATGGCCGGCGTCGCCTGATCGGCTCCTGGGTTCACGGTTCGATGGCCAATGCGATGGCGCATGCGATCGGCGTGCAGGCCGCGCAGCCGGGCCGGCAGGTGGTGTCGATGTCGGGCGACGGCGGCTTTTCCATGCTGATGGGTGACCTGATCACGCTGACCCAGATGAAGTTGCCGGTGAAGGTTGTGATCTTCAACAACAGCGTTCTCGGCTTTGTGGCGCTGGAGATGAAGGCTGCCGGTTTCATCGAGACCGGCGTCGATCTCAAGAATCCCGACTTCGCGGCCATGGCCCGCGCCATGGGTATTCATGGCGTCCGGGTCGAGGATCCCGGAGAGCTGGAAGGCGCGATCAAGGCCATGCTCGCCCATGATGGCCCGGCCGTCCTCGACGTGGTGACGGCGACGCAGGAATTGTCGATGCCCCCGACGATCACGCTGGAGCAGGTCAAGGGCTTCAGCCTCTGGGTGTTGCGCGCCGTCATGAGCGGCCGTGGCGACGAGGTGGTTGACCTTGCCAAGACCAACCTTCTGCCCCGCTGA
- a CDS encoding glutathione S-transferase family protein — translation MLKFYFNGAPNPAKVALFLEETGLPYELIPVDTRKGDQFKPEFLKVNPNGKVPAINDDGISVFDSNAILLYLGEKTGKFMPANTPQNKALLYSWLMFIATGLGPYSGQAVHFKHFAPKDLEYAHDRYQFEANRHYKILDDHLAKSKYMVGDSYSIVDMAFWGWVRMAPYILGDDAFTKYPNVKRLFDEISARPAASRASTLKDKFTFKTEMDDEARQIMFRHLKTKVA, via the coding sequence ATGCTCAAGTTCTATTTCAACGGCGCCCCGAACCCGGCCAAAGTCGCGCTATTTCTCGAAGAGACCGGCCTGCCCTACGAACTGATCCCGGTCGATACCCGCAAGGGCGACCAGTTCAAGCCAGAATTCCTCAAGGTCAATCCGAACGGTAAGGTGCCGGCGATCAACGACGACGGAATTTCCGTTTTCGACTCAAACGCGATCCTGCTCTATCTCGGCGAAAAGACCGGCAAGTTCATGCCGGCCAACACGCCGCAAAACAAGGCGCTGCTCTACTCGTGGCTGATGTTCATTGCCACCGGCCTCGGTCCCTATTCCGGACAGGCCGTGCATTTCAAGCACTTCGCGCCGAAGGACCTGGAATACGCGCATGACCGCTACCAGTTCGAGGCGAACCGCCACTACAAGATCCTCGACGATCACCTCGCCAAGAGCAAATACATGGTGGGCGATAGCTATTCCATCGTCGACATGGCGTTCTGGGGTTGGGTGCGCATGGCGCCGTACATTCTGGGCGATGACGCCTTCACGAAGTATCCCAACGTGAAGCGGCTCTTCGACGAAATCTCGGCACGGCCCGCAGCGTCGCGCGCGAGCACGCTAAAGGACAAGTTCACCTTCAAGACCGAGATGGACGACGAAGCCCGTCAGATCATGTTCCGTCATCTCAAGACCAAGGTGGCCTGA
- a CDS encoding RidA family protein yields the protein MSKPSKEFINPTGLIAPGPALYSHVAKVVSGTIVYISGQVPSDASGKIIGEGDFEAQVEQVFANLKIAVEAAGGAMADIVKLNYFLSPEVDPADVPKLRPIRDRYLNVAAPPASTFVAVSRLMRPGWLIEIEAVAAIDG from the coding sequence ATGTCGAAGCCATCAAAGGAATTCATCAACCCGACAGGTCTGATTGCGCCGGGCCCGGCCCTGTATTCGCACGTCGCCAAGGTCGTCAGCGGAACGATCGTCTATATTTCCGGCCAGGTCCCGAGTGATGCGTCCGGCAAGATCATCGGCGAGGGCGATTTTGAGGCTCAGGTCGAGCAGGTCTTCGCCAACCTCAAGATTGCAGTCGAAGCCGCTGGCGGCGCGATGGCCGACATCGTCAAGCTGAATTACTTCCTTAGCCCCGAGGTTGATCCGGCCGACGTGCCGAAGCTGCGCCCGATCCGCGACCGCTACCTGAATGTTGCCGCGCCGCCGGCCAGTACGTTCGTTGCCGTGAGCCGCCTGATGCGGCCCGGGTGGCTGATCGAGATCGAGGCGGTCGCGGCGATCGACGGGTAG
- a CDS encoding nuclear transport factor 2 family protein: MSDTASNKKLIQEIFAAAGNPDPAARDRALFVASLADDAIWTVTGQYSWSRTFEGKQSILNDLHGHVRTRLVERTRTLAFRFIADGDYVAVEAKGDNVTREGARYDNDYCLIFRLADGRIKEIREYCDSVLTEKALGKFPDSKIPAAI, translated from the coding sequence ATGAGCGACACCGCCAGCAACAAGAAATTGATCCAGGAGATTTTCGCCGCCGCCGGCAATCCCGACCCCGCCGCGCGCGACCGCGCATTGTTCGTCGCCAGTCTCGCCGACGACGCGATCTGGACCGTGACCGGCCAGTATTCCTGGTCACGCACCTTCGAGGGCAAGCAGTCGATCCTGAACGACCTGCACGGCCATGTCCGTACGCGGCTTGTCGAGCGGACGCGCACGCTCGCGTTTCGCTTCATCGCCGACGGCGACTATGTTGCGGTGGAAGCCAAGGGCGACAATGTCACGCGGGAGGGCGCGCGCTACGACAATGACTACTGCCTGATATTCCGTCTCGCGGACGGCAGGATCAAGGAGATCAGGGAGTATTGCGACTCGGTCCTGACCGAAAAGGCGCTGGGAAAATTCCCGGACTCAAAAATACCTGCGGCGATTTGA
- a CDS encoding LysR family transcriptional regulator, with translation MNFNSLDLNLLVALDALLKEASVSRAAMRIGLSQPAASHALQRLRDAIGDPLLVRTGARMELTPRAQALRGPLSQALDQVRGLFAPEKFDASRSERHFRLMMPDLAVELLMPPLMEKVTKQAPGVTIDVVPWRGPAIFTAEFARTIDLVISIGDAFKGFHRQRLYVDSDALAVRKGHPVGAGLKKRDAFLAARHVAVVIRGQNEDLIDRWLHTKNIERRIALVVPGYIEALHVTARTDLVAFVPRRLIAALAKQLSLKTVTPPLDPGIDEQHMFYPTRAQFDPGSIWLRNLMLQTGRGLDGVKPRAA, from the coding sequence ATGAATTTTAATTCGCTTGACCTCAATCTGCTGGTTGCGCTCGACGCGCTGCTCAAGGAAGCAAGCGTCAGCCGCGCGGCGATGAGGATCGGCCTGTCGCAGCCGGCCGCGAGCCACGCCTTGCAACGGCTGCGCGACGCGATCGGCGATCCGCTTCTGGTACGCACCGGTGCGCGGATGGAGTTGACGCCACGGGCGCAGGCGCTGCGCGGGCCGCTTTCGCAGGCGCTCGACCAGGTGCGCGGGCTGTTTGCGCCGGAGAAATTCGACGCCAGCCGCAGCGAGCGGCATTTCCGCCTGATGATGCCGGATCTGGCGGTCGAACTGCTGATGCCGCCGTTGATGGAAAAGGTGACGAAACAGGCGCCCGGCGTGACCATCGACGTGGTGCCGTGGCGGGGGCCCGCGATCTTCACCGCGGAATTCGCCCGCACCATCGACCTTGTCATTTCGATTGGCGATGCCTTCAAGGGCTTTCACCGCCAGCGCCTCTACGTCGACAGCGATGCGCTCGCCGTGCGCAAGGGCCATCCGGTCGGCGCCGGCTTGAAGAAGCGCGATGCCTTTCTCGCCGCGCGGCATGTCGCCGTCGTGATCCGCGGCCAGAACGAGGACCTGATCGACCGCTGGCTGCACACCAAGAACATCGAACGGCGGATCGCGCTCGTCGTGCCGGGCTATATCGAGGCGCTGCACGTGACCGCGCGGACCGATCTCGTGGCCTTCGTACCCCGCCGCCTGATCGCGGCGCTGGCAAAGCAATTGTCGCTGAAAACGGTCACGCCGCCGCTCGATCCCGGCATCGACGAGCAGCACATGTTCTATCCGACCCGCGCACAGTTCGATCCCGGATCGATCTGGCTGCGGAACCTGATGCTGCAAACCGGCCGCGGTCTGGACGGGGTGAAGCCGCGCGCCGCGTGA
- a CDS encoding flavin-dependent oxidoreductase, translated as MTVLIAGGGIGGLTLALSLHQIGVPAKVFESVPELRPLGVGINVLPHAVRELIELDLREPLDAAAVATRELAYFSKRGRPIWSEPRGLEAGYKWPQFSIPRGTLQQILLETAIERLGADNILTSHHLSDWTETGSGVRASFIDKATGKPAGTYEGAMLIAADGIHSAAREKLYPNEGPPIWNGRILWRGVTAAKPFLSGRTMIMAGHETLKFVCYPISKVPDRDGKLLINWIAERHMPPTYQWRREDYNRAAHLEEFLPWFADWRFDWLDVPGLIRDCSHAFEYPLVDRDPIPQWTFGRVTLMGDAAHPMYPVGSNGASQAILDARVLTREILAHGATRSALAAYEAERRPATTELVLLNRRNGPEQVMQLVEERAPDGFDDVSEVLSRRELEEIAANYKRVAGFQVEGLNAKPPIVQRPSI; from the coding sequence ATGACAGTTCTGATTGCCGGCGGCGGCATCGGCGGGCTGACACTGGCGCTCAGCCTGCACCAAATCGGCGTCCCCGCCAAAGTCTTCGAGAGCGTTCCCGAATTGAGGCCGCTCGGCGTCGGCATCAACGTGTTGCCGCACGCGGTGCGCGAATTGATCGAGCTCGACTTGCGCGAACCGCTCGATGCCGCTGCTGTCGCGACACGCGAGCTTGCTTATTTCTCCAAGCGCGGACGGCCGATCTGGAGCGAGCCGCGCGGCCTGGAGGCCGGTTACAAGTGGCCGCAATTCTCGATTCCCCGCGGCACCCTGCAACAGATCCTGCTCGAGACCGCCATCGAACGGCTCGGCGCCGACAACATCCTCACCAGCCATCACCTGAGCGACTGGACCGAAACGGGAAGCGGAGTTCGTGCCAGCTTCATCGACAAGGCCACCGGAAAGCCGGCGGGCACGTACGAGGGCGCGATGCTGATCGCCGCCGACGGCATCCATTCCGCCGCGCGGGAAAAACTTTACCCGAACGAAGGCCCGCCGATCTGGAACGGGCGCATTCTCTGGCGCGGCGTGACGGCGGCAAAGCCATTTCTATCCGGCCGCACCATGATCATGGCCGGCCACGAGACGCTGAAATTCGTCTGCTACCCGATTTCAAAGGTGCCGGATCGCGACGGCAAGCTCCTGATCAACTGGATCGCGGAGCGGCACATGCCGCCGACCTATCAATGGCGGCGCGAGGATTACAATCGCGCGGCCCACCTTGAAGAATTCCTGCCGTGGTTTGCGGACTGGAGATTCGACTGGCTCGATGTCCCCGGCCTGATCCGCGACTGCTCGCATGCATTTGAATATCCGCTAGTCGATCGCGATCCGATTCCGCAATGGACGTTCGGCCGCGTCACGCTGATGGGCGATGCCGCCCATCCGATGTATCCGGTCGGCTCCAATGGCGCCTCGCAGGCCATCCTCGACGCACGGGTGCTGACGCGGGAGATTTTGGCACACGGTGCGACCCGATCCGCGCTTGCGGCCTATGAAGCCGAACGCCGTCCCGCCACGACCGAGCTTGTTTTGCTTAACCGCCGCAACGGGCCGGAGCAGGTGATGCAACTTGTCGAGGAACGCGCGCCCGACGGTTTTGACGATGTCAGCGAAGTGCTGTCGCGGCGGGAGCTGGAAGAGATCGCAGCCAACTACAAGCGCGTCGCCGGATTCCAGGTCGAAGGCCTCAACGCCAAACCGCCGATCGTGCAGCGACCAAGTATCTAG
- the mutY gene encoding A/G-specific adenine glycosylase: MSLSGAAIRRKKTPSSDQEDAVTARPALLLAWYDRHRRVLPWRPPAGHKPDPYAVWLSEIMLQQTGVKTVGPYFQKFLARWPDVTALGRASLDDVLRMWAGLGYYSRARNLHACAVAVLRDHNGVFPDTEEGLRTLPGIGPYTAAAIAAIAFDRRTMPVDGNIERVVSRLFAVEEELPQAKPVIQKLAATLLGPSRAGDEKSRAGDSAQALMDLGASICTPKKPACSLCPLNDDCAARQRGEQEIFPKKAPKKSGDLRRGAAFVVTRGDELLVRTRPEKGLLGGMTEVPGSDWRAAQDDATALKQAPSLAGVTRWHRKLGVVTHVFTHFPLELVVYTARVAARTRAPKDMRWVPIATLDDEALPNVMRKVIAHGLG, from the coding sequence ATGAGTCTATCAGGCGCCGCTATCCGGCGAAAGAAAACTCCTTCGTCCGATCAAGAAGATGCGGTCACCGCGCGCCCTGCATTGTTGCTGGCGTGGTACGACCGGCATCGAAGGGTGCTGCCGTGGCGACCGCCGGCAGGCCACAAGCCCGATCCTTACGCGGTGTGGCTGTCGGAAATCATGTTGCAGCAGACCGGGGTCAAGACGGTCGGGCCGTATTTTCAGAAGTTCCTGGCGCGCTGGCCTGATGTCACGGCGCTCGGCCGCGCTTCGCTCGACGACGTGCTGCGCATGTGGGCGGGGCTTGGCTACTATTCGCGGGCGCGCAACCTGCACGCCTGCGCGGTCGCGGTGCTGCGTGACCACAACGGCGTTTTCCCCGATACCGAAGAAGGCTTGCGGACCTTGCCCGGCATCGGTCCCTACACGGCGGCGGCGATTGCCGCGATCGCATTCGACCGCCGCACCATGCCGGTCGATGGCAATATCGAACGCGTGGTGTCACGCCTGTTTGCGGTCGAGGAAGAGTTGCCGCAGGCGAAGCCCGTCATCCAGAAGCTCGCGGCGACACTGCTCGGACCCTCTCGCGCCGGCGACGAGAAGTCTCGCGCCGGCGACAGCGCACAGGCCTTGATGGACCTCGGGGCGTCGATCTGCACGCCGAAGAAGCCGGCATGCAGCCTGTGTCCGCTCAATGATGATTGCGCCGCACGCCAGCGCGGTGAGCAGGAGATATTTCCGAAGAAGGCGCCGAAGAAATCAGGCGACTTGCGCCGTGGAGCCGCGTTCGTCGTCACCCGCGGCGACGAGCTTCTGGTGCGGACGCGCCCGGAGAAGGGACTGCTCGGCGGCATGACCGAGGTGCCGGGCTCCGACTGGCGCGCCGCGCAGGACGATGCGACCGCGCTGAAGCAGGCGCCCTCCCTTGCGGGCGTGACGCGCTGGCATCGCAAGCTCGGCGTGGTGACGCACGTCTTCACGCATTTTCCGCTCGAGCTTGTGGTCTATACGGCGCGCGTCGCCGCGCGCACGCGTGCGCCAAAGGACATGCGCTGGGTGCCGATCGCAACGCTCGATGACGAAGCGTTGCCGAATGTGATGCGCAAGGTGATTGCGCACGGGCTTGGCTAG
- a CDS encoding DUF721 domain-containing protein, with product MNKPGRSSAKPLSVLLSDVFSDAYAKQGFAARELVTRWTEIIGPELSAHCEPLKMQWPRPVEGQPQEPATLVLRVEGPMALEIQHASDVILQRVNRFFGWSAVGRLALRQGPLSRNERPRPSPPPDPREVEQIAQTLTSVEDDALRAALARLGASIKGN from the coding sequence ATGAACAAGCCCGGTCGATCCAGCGCAAAGCCGTTGTCCGTCCTGCTCAGCGACGTCTTCTCCGACGCCTATGCCAAGCAGGGATTTGCGGCGCGCGAACTCGTCACGCGCTGGACCGAGATCATCGGTCCCGAACTGTCGGCGCATTGCGAACCGCTGAAGATGCAGTGGCCGCGGCCGGTGGAAGGCCAGCCGCAGGAGCCGGCCACGCTGGTGCTGCGGGTCGAAGGCCCGATGGCGCTGGAAATCCAGCACGCTTCCGACGTGATCCTTCAACGCGTCAACCGCTTCTTCGGCTGGAGCGCGGTCGGACGCCTCGCCCTGCGGCAAGGCCCGCTATCGCGCAACGAGCGGCCACGGCCCTCGCCGCCGCCCGACCCGCGCGAGGTCGAGCAGATCGCGCAGACCCTGACCTCGGTCGAGGACGACGCCTTGCGGGCGGCGCTGGCGCGGCTGGGGGCTTCAATCAAGGGAAATTGA
- a CDS encoding DsbA family protein, with amino-acid sequence MIITRRAFTAALSLTGFAALAGLSPFRLITDALADGAADVAKPQSLPDMALGPKDASVTITEYASMTCPHCAAFNENVFPKIKAAYIDTNKIRYVFREFPLDIKAAAGSMLSRCIAKDDAAKYFAVTDLLFRQQSDWVLKNTTETLTRIGKQAGLSQSQVETCLKDQALLDKIVADQKYASDVLKVNSTPTFFVNGEMIKGETSFEEFDKRIKALLKS; translated from the coding sequence TTGATCATCACGCGTCGTGCCTTTACCGCCGCCCTGTCGCTGACCGGATTTGCCGCTCTCGCAGGATTGTCGCCCTTTCGCCTGATCACGGACGCGCTGGCCGACGGCGCCGCCGACGTTGCCAAGCCGCAGTCCCTGCCCGACATGGCGCTCGGGCCGAAGGATGCGAGCGTTACCATCACCGAATACGCCTCGATGACCTGCCCGCATTGCGCGGCCTTCAATGAAAACGTGTTCCCGAAGATCAAGGCCGCCTATATCGACACCAACAAGATCCGCTACGTGTTCCGCGAATTCCCGCTCGACATCAAGGCCGCCGCGGGCTCGATGCTGTCGCGCTGCATCGCCAAGGACGACGCCGCCAAGTACTTCGCGGTCACCGACCTCTTGTTCCGCCAGCAGAGCGACTGGGTGTTGAAAAATACCACCGAGACCCTGACCCGGATCGGCAAGCAGGCCGGGCTGAGCCAGAGCCAAGTCGAAACCTGCCTCAAGGACCAGGCCTTGCTCGACAAGATCGTGGCCGACCAGAAATACGCGTCCGACGTCCTGAAGGTGAACTCGACGCCGACGTTCTTCGTGAACGGCGAGATGATCAAAGGCGAAACCTCGTTTGAGGAATTCGACAAGCGGATCAAGGCACTGCTTAAAAGCTGA
- a CDS encoding DsbA family protein: MIVTRRAITATLSLTGLAALTSRSRFDPISAALANGTAEDVAEPVSLPQMALGPVDAAVTVTEFASITCPHCAAFNENTFPKIKAAYVDTGKIRYVFREFPLDPVAAASSVLSRCIADGDAEKYFAVTDVMFRQDWSRFTKPRDTLIQVGKQSGLDEDQVRDCLKNEDVFNKIVADRIYANAKLGINSTPTFLINEDRVVGNAPFEEFDRRIKALLKD, encoded by the coding sequence TTGATCGTCACGCGTCGCGCCATAACCGCCACCCTGTCGCTGACCGGACTTGCCGCTCTCACCAGTCGCTCCCGGTTCGATCCGATTTCCGCCGCCTTGGCCAATGGCACGGCCGAGGACGTCGCCGAGCCAGTGTCGTTGCCGCAGATGGCGCTTGGACCTGTCGATGCGGCGGTCACCGTCACCGAATTCGCATCGATCACCTGTCCGCATTGCGCGGCGTTCAACGAAAACACCTTCCCGAAGATCAAGGCCGCCTATGTCGACACCGGAAAGATCCGGTATGTGTTCCGCGAGTTCCCGCTCGATCCCGTTGCCGCCGCTTCAAGCGTGTTGTCGCGCTGCATCGCTGACGGCGATGCTGAAAAGTACTTCGCCGTCACGGATGTGATGTTCAGACAGGATTGGTCGAGGTTCACGAAGCCTCGCGATACACTTATTCAGGTCGGCAAGCAGTCCGGGTTGGACGAAGACCAAGTCAGGGACTGCCTGAAGAACGAGGACGTGTTCAACAAGATCGTCGCGGACCGGATCTACGCCAACGCCAAGCTAGGCATCAATTCGACGCCCACGTTCCTCATCAATGAAGACAGGGTCGTCGGCAATGCCCCGTTTGAGGAATTTGACAGGCGGATCAAGGCGCTGCTCAAGGATTGA